The Planctellipticum variicoloris DNA window CCCACGCGAGAGACGACGTTTATCGCCCGTGCTTCATCACGTTCCGCGTAGACTTGGGTGACCGCTACGCCCCGATGCCCCAGAATCAGGCTGGCGACGTCCAGGCCGAAATCACGACGAATGTTTGTCGCGGCGGAATGGCGAAGCTGGTTGGCGTGCCAGTGAGGAATCTCCGCCTTTTCACAGGCACGGGAAATCGCCCGGTTGTACGAGCGAACTTCGTAACAGTCTCCCGGCATCTTCTTCGGCGTCGACTTCCGTTTTCGTCGGGCCTGACTGGGCTGAATTTTCGTCTTGCGACCATCCCGCCGCTCTCGACTCCGTTCCTCCAATTCATCCTTGGGCGAGAAAAGGAAGGCCGTCGGATCATCCTTGAGCCATCCCTGCAGGATTTCCTGAGCCTTCGGACCGAGGTAGATTTTTCGTTCGTGACCGTGATGTTCGGTCTTGTGAGTCTCTGGACGGTAGACCCAGACTTCCCCGGATTGGTCGATGTCGCCGGACCGCATGTTACAGACCTCCCCTGGTCGCATCCCTGTCGTTCTCTGAAGTTCGATCATGGCCCAGATTTGGCGGGGAAGGTGAGGCTTGAGGGCATCGACATGAGCATCAAGGACGGGTTTGACGGGTTTTGACTCACGGGCGGTTGACCGACCGCGACTCAGCCCGCGCACCTGGCTCAGGGCATGGTGCGTCATCGCGTCCACGTGCTCGTTCTCGACGCCCCACTTGAACATCCGGACGATTCGTCCCATCCGCTTGTTAATCTCGCTGCGGCAGAGATCCGATTTGATCATTTCCTCGCGGACGGTCTTCAGGGCGAGTGGTCCGAACGCGGAGATCGCCGTCGGACCATACAGACGACGCAGTGGCTTGAGCGAATACCTGATCGAGTCGTACTCGCCGGTCGGCTTTCCGTTCTTCCGGTAATAGCCATCAGCGAAGTGGAGATAGGCCAGGATCAGTTCGCTGACGGTCATCTGGCCGACCGGGCGATGAACGACGCGCGGCGGTGCCTGTCGCCCGTTAACCATCCACTCGCCGAGGAGACGATCGTACTCATCGCGGCTCTCTTGAGAGCCATACTTTCCGAGGTAGTAATCGCTGCCGTTGAAGCGGACAACAGCCTGTCCAGACGGACGGTGCCGACGGTACTTGGGAATGCGGGCCGAGGGAGAAGAAGCGGGCATGGAACAGCTCTCCGGTTACCGAAAAGTGGTAATTACCACTTTTCGGGCCATTCGAGCCGCTCCGCCACAGCGTGGCGAGTGAGCGTAACTCACGCTCTCGGCAAGAGTTAGGACAGTGGACAGGGGCGGGGTCGAACCGCCGACACCAGGATTTTCAGTCCTGTGCTCTACCAGCTGAGCTACCTGTCCATCCGCGCGACCAGGCCATGCCGGGCCGCGGGGAGAGAGAAAGAATACACATTTTGCAGGGGGCGTCAATCGGCCGGGGCAGTTCGGTCGTCCGTCTGGAGGCCAAAGGGGCGCTGCAGGTTCGGTCGTGACGACCTTTCCAGCGGCGTCAGTAAGCCCATCTTCCGCCGTTTCAAGCGGTTGCGGCCGGGGGCGGGGAGTGCCACAATATCGGGAATTGCCGATCTGGCCGGCAGACGCAGCGACCGAACCTGCACGCCGGTCCGCAGAAACCGCATCCGCGACCACCAGGACGAAGGCCTCTCATGGAACGCTTGCAGAATGTTCTCGTCGGAGTGGACCTGCATCAGGGGGACCTCCTGGTTTCGGATGACTTCAGTCCTACGACGGTCGCCGCGATCGACCAGGCGTGCGAGCTGGCGAGCTACAACAAGGCCGATCTGACTCTCTGCGCCGTCCTCGAGATTTCCGAGCAGGCGTTGCACCTGATCGAGATCGACCACCTCAATGTCAAGAAGACCGTCGAAGACAATGCCGCCGAGGCGCTGCAACGGCTCGTGGCCATTGTCAAAGAGCGGGGGCTCAACGCCCGGACGGTGATCCGGATCGGTCGGAGCTGGGAAGAGCTGACCCGTGAGGCGATCGAAGGGGCGCACGACTGCGTCGTGGTCGGAACCCGCGAACGGGGCAAGGCCTCGCGAATGCTGTTCGGCAGCACGGCTCAGAAACTGATCCGATTCTGTCCCTGTCCGGTCTGGATCGTCAAACCCGCCGAGGTCCGCGAGATTCGCGAAGTGCTCGTGGCGAGCGATCTGAGCGAGGCGGCACAGTCGGCGGTGCAGACGGCGGTTCGCGTGGCAGGGGCCTTGAACGCCAAGCTGTTCCTCGTTCACTCCCTGGAGTTCCCGTTCGAAACGTATCTGCGGACGGCGGGCGTTTCGGAAGAAGAAGTCGTCAAGTACCGGGCGACGCTGCACAAGGAGGCCAACGAGAAGCTGCAGGCGCAGATTGCGGCGACCGATGCCCGGACGCTGACGCAGGGCGTGCAGATTCACGTGCTCGAAGGGACGCCCGACGACGCCATTCCCGATTTCGTCGACAAGCACGAAGTGGACGTGGTGGTGATCGGGACCCAGGGTCGCAGCGGAATCTCGGGCGTGCTGCTGGGGAATACGGCCGAACGGCTGCTGCCGCACCTGCACGCTTCGCTGGTCGCGGTGAAGCCGGCGGGCTATGTCAGCCCGTACGAGCGCAAGGAATAGCTGTAATTCAGCACTGGCGACGAGGGGATGCCGATGACCACGCCGCCCCGCGACGAGATCTATCTGGACCATCACGCCACGACGCCGGTCGACCCGGCGGTGCTGGACGCGATGTGGCCATTCTTTGCCGAGCATGTCGGCAACGCGGCCAGCGAGCAGCATGCGAGCGGTCGGTTCGTGGCGGAAGCTGTGGAGGTCGCCCGGCGGCAGGTGGCGGAGCTGGTCGACGCCGACCCGCGGAGCGTGGTGTTCACCAGCGGGGCGACCGAGGCGAATAACCTGGCGCTCAAGGGGCTGCTGGCGACGGCGCCGGCGGAGGGGCACGTGGTCGTCTCGGCGATCGAGCACCGGTCGGTGCTGGATGTCGTTCATCGTCTGAAGCGGCGCAGGAGGCCGGTGACCGTCATTCCTGTGGAGGGGACCGGGCGGGTCGATGTTGCGGCGCTCGAACGGAGCCTGACGCCGGAGACGGTGCTGGTTTCGGTGATGGCGGCGAGCAATGAAATCGGAACGCTGCAACCGGTCGGGGAGATTGCGGCGATCTGCCGTGCACGGGGGATTGCGTTTCATACCGACGCCGTCCAGGTGTGCGGGCGGGTTCTCTTCAGCGTGCGCGAGACGGGTGCGGACCTGGTGAGCCTGTCGGCGCACAAGCTGTATGGCCCGCAGGGAATCGGGGCGCTGATTGTCCGGCGCGGTTCGCCGCGACTGGCGCTCGAACCGCTGCTGGAGGGGGGCGGGCACGAGAACCGATTGCGAAGCGGCACGTTGCCGGTGGCGTTGATCGTTGGCTTCGGAGCGGCCTGCGCCCGGGCGCGCGACCTGCTCGATGAAGAAATTCCGCGGCTGACGGCGTTGCGCGAACGGCTCTGGCAGCGGCTTCACCGGGAGCTGCCCGGACTCGTGCTGCATGGGGACAGGGAGCAGCGGCTGCCGGGGAATCTGAACGTCGGCATTCCCGGCGTCGATGGCGACGCGCTGCTGGCGGGTCTGAAGGGTCTGGCGGTCAGTTCGGGGGCGGCCTGCAGTTCGGCGGAGCCGGAGCCGAGTCACGTGCTGCGGGCGCTGGGGGTTTCGGATACGCTGGCGCGGGCCAGTCTGCGGTTTGGGCTCGGCCGGTTTACGACCGCCGAGGAGATCGACCGGGCTGCCGAGATTGTGATCGCGACCGTGGAGCGGCTGCGCGGCCCTGAATTCATTCGCACACCCTCCGCTGCCGAGGTCCGCCCATGATCTGGGATCTGCACTGTCACCTGTCGGGAGTCGATGGCCGGACTGTCGACGAGCGGATTGCCCAGCTCATGGAGATCGCCGATCGAATGGGGGTCGATCGCCTCGTCTTCTCGATGGGCTGGCCGTGGTCGCAGGATCCCGGACCCGACGACTTCCGCAAGCAGAACGATCAGGTGATTCAGGCCCTCAGCCATTGGCAGCATCGGGCGGTGGGCCTGGCGTATCTCAATCCGAAACATGCGGAGGAATCGCTGGCGGAGCTGGACCGCGTCGTGCGCGACGGACCGCTCGTCGGCGTGAAGCTGTGGGTGGCTGAGCGGTGCAGCGCGGAGTCGCTGGATGCGATCATCCGCAAGGCGGCGGGCCTCAAGGCCCTGATCTTTCAGCACACGTGGTACAAGACCGGGGGCAATTATCCGGGGGAGTCGACGCCGGATGATCTGGCGTTGCTGGCGAAGCGGCACCCGGACGTCCCGTTGATCTGCGGTCACTCCGGCGGCAACTGGGAGCGGGGGATCCGGGCGATCCGGGATTGCCCGAATGTCTACGTTGAGACGGCCGGATTCGATCCGACGGCGGGGATGGTGGAGCTGGCGGTCCGCGAGCTGGGAGATGAGCGGGTGCTGTATGGCAGCGACATCGGCGGGCGGAGCTTTGCCTCGCAACTGGCGAAGGTGACCGGCGCGGAGATTACCGAGCCGGCGCGACGGCGGATTCTGGGGGAGAACCTGCGGAACCTGCTCAAGCCGATCCTCACGGCGAAAGGGATGCGGCTGTGATCGACGTGAACGTCCACCTGTCGCGCTGGCCGTTCCGTCGGCTGCCGCTCGACGACACGGCGAAGCTGGTGCAGCGACTGAAGTCGCTGGGGGTGACGAGCGCGTGGGCGGGGAGTTACGACGCGATCCTGCATCGCGAACCTTCCTCGGTCAACGCCCGGCTGGCGGAAGACTGCACCGCGCACGGCGACGGGTTGCTGGAGCCGGTGGGCTCGCTGCACCTGGGAATGCCGGGGTGGGAGGAGGATCTGCGCCGGTGTCGCGAACAGCACAAGATGCGGATTGTGAGACTCTACCCGAACTATCACGGCTATACGCTCGACGCGCCGGCTGTTGGCGAACTGCTGTCTCGGGCGATCGAGCGGAAGCTGGTCGTGCAGATTGTCGCCAAACTGGAGGACGAGCGGACGCAGCATCCGCTGGTGACGGTTCCGCCGGTGGAACTGGAGCCGCTGAAGGACTGGTTGACGAAGCGGCCGCTGGCTCGCGTGGTGCTGCTGAATGCGCTGGGGCTGGTGCGTGGCGAGGCGCTGTCGAAATGGGCCGCCGCGGGACAGGTGTGGTTTGAGACGGCGATGCTCGAAGGGGTCGCCGGGATCGGCGTGGCGCTCAAGCATCTGCCGGCGGACCGGCTGCTGGTGGGTACTCACGCTCCATTCTTCGCACCGGAGGCCGGTCCGCTGAAGTTGAAGGAATCGGACCTCGGCGAGGCGCTGCGGAGGCAGATTGCCGAAGACAATGCGGTCAAGGTGCTCGACTGGTCGTAGGGTCCGCGGTGCGGACCACTTCTGTATGATACGACAAACTTCGAATTGGTCTGCACTTCGGACCCTGCCTCACGGTGTTTCCTCCGTGACGGATTCGGTGGTTGTCGGCAGCTCGAAGCAGGCCATTTCTTCGCCGTTGCGGACGAACAGTCGTCCGTAGGCGATGACCGGGTGGTTCCAGGTCTTGCCGGTGAGGGCGGGGATCCGGCCCAGTTCGACATGCTTCTTGGGCTGGGCTTCGACGAGGGCCACTTCGCCGGTCTCGGTCAGCACGAGCAGCAGATTCTGGTCGGCGAGCAGCAGAACCTGGCCGTTGCCATACCCGCGGGCCCGCCAGCGGATTTTCTGCTCGGCGAGGTCGAAACAGAGAAAAATCGGGCCGTCAAAGCCGTAGATCTGGTCGCCGACCACGACAAAGTCGTTGAAGTAGGGCTTGAACTGCTTGCTGGTCCAGACTTCTTCGATCGGCCATTCATCACCCGCTTGAGTGACGTGAATCATCCGGGTGCCGACGCCCATCCCGGTGCCGATCAGGATGTCCGTGTCGTTCAGGACGGCGGGCTGGACGATGCGCGCAACGCCTTCCGTCGGCCATTTGTGGACCCAGAGGAGTGTCCCGGATTCCGGCTCCAGCGACGTCAGGCCGGCGTCAGTCGTCATGAGGATCTGATCGACCCCTCCGAGCGTTGACTCCTGCGTCGAACCGTAACTGAGCGTTCCGTCACCCGCCGTCCAGACCAGCTTGCCGGTCTCGGCGTCGTAGGCCAGCACGGCCTTCCCTTCCGGGCCGCCGGCGAAGGTGGTGACCAGTCCGTGGGCCACCAAGGGAGAACCGGAGAAGCCCCACTGGGGAATTTTCGCCGCCGAGTCCTTTGCGATGTCCTGGGACCACTTGACGGCGCCGGTGGCGGCGTCGAGGCAGAGCAGGGCGCCGTTGGCCCCCTGGGCATAGATGTTCCCGGCGTGGAAGGTCGGCGTGCCGCGCGGTCCGGGACCGGCGACGACTTCCGTAAAGCGGGTCTTTTCGGCATGCGACCAGATTTCGTCGCCCGTATCGGTGTCGTAACAGATCACCAGTTCGTCGTCGCCGCGCTGCTCCTGGGTGTAGAGTCGCGGACCGATCACGGCCAGCGACGACCAGGCGGGGCCGACGCGGCGGCGCCAAAGTTCTTTCGGCGGCGACTTGGTCCAGTCGGTGGCGATGGTTACGCCGGCCAGCCGGCCGTCGCGATTCGCCCCACGGAATCCGGGCCAGTCGCCGGGTTGCAGTTCGATCGCCTCGGCGGCGAGCGGTTCGACCGGGGCGGGGGCCGGGGCTTTGCTCAGTTCGGCGAGGAGTTTCTGCTCGGGGGTCGGCGTCCAGCGCCAGTTGAAGGTGGCGGCGAAGGCGCCGTCCATGCCATCGACGCGCAGCAGCATAAAGGCTCCGAAGGCGAGCGCGAGCGAGGTGAGGAGCCAGGTGCGCCGCAAGGGCCAGGCCATGCCGAGGCTGAGGATCAGCCAGCCGACCCAGACCGATCCGACGACGGGGAGCGCATAGAGAATCAGCGCCATCATCGGGAAATCCTGGCCGCAGACCGCAACGGCGATCGCCGCCAGCGCGATGTAGGCTCCCACGATCAGACCGCGGTCGCTCCAGCGGACGCGACTGAGGAGGAGCCACCAGAGCAGCAGGCCGACGGTCGCGATGAGCGGAGCGATGACATAGGCAAAGAAGAATTTTCCGGGCGACCCCTCGCCGATGCCGCCCCAGATTCGGACCGCCCACAAGGCGATGATGATCACGACACCCGGCCAGAGGCGGACAATCGGGAAGGATGAAGTTGGCTGAGTTTTCAGGGAAACAGCTTCCGGGGGAATTGCTGCGTCACTCATTGCGCGCTCCTGAGGACCGATCCTGCGGCACAACCGGGCCACAGGGTACTGGTACAATATGTACCGGTCTCCTATTTTCGTCAATCTCGATTTGCCGGCGGTGAACGATTAAACTCCGGCTTATGACTGCACCTGAGGAACTCGGCCCGTTGATGGCGGAATTCGGCAAAGCCTATACCCGCAAGCTGTTTGCGGAGATGGGACGGGCCGGAACGACTCCGGCCCGGGCCCGCCTGCTGATGGTGCTGCAGTGTCGCGGCTCGTGCAAGATGTCCGAGATCGGCACGCAGCTCGACGTGACGCCCCGGAATGTCACCAAGCTGGTCGACGGTCTGGAAGCGGAGGGTCTGGTTGTCCGGGAGCAGCATCCGGAAGATCGACGGGCCACGCTGATCCGCCTGACCGGGCCTGGGATGCTGGTCTGCAAAGAAAGCGCTCTGGCCAATCACGCGGCGGTGGGGTCGTTGTTCGAGCAGCTTTCGGCCGCGGACCGGAAGCATCTGGCCCGGATTCTGCGTCAACTGATCGACATTCTGCATGCCGAAGCTCCCGCCGAACCGGGTCACTGAAGCCCGAATGCGGCGACGGTTATTTCACGGTTTTCAGCCGGGCAATTTCAACTTCCGCTTTCGCGATCAGGGGATCGAACTGCGGAATCTCGACCGCGTTGTTCCCCTGCTCGTGCTTGCGGAAGCCGAAAAGGTAGGTCGAGTTCTGCGGCCGCCAGCGGTGGAAGAACAGCTCGTTCTTCTCCAGCACCTTTCTATGCAGGGTCTCGATCGCGGGGGAGGTCAGATCGACCGGGCGAAGTTTTTCCTGAACCAGAACCTGCCCGGCGACGTAGCGGGAACCTTCGGGCGTCAGGTGGATGCCGTTTTCCGAGAGAGGGTTCGCGCGTGTCGCGGCGTCGGACGGCCAGTGGATGGTCTGCAGATCGATCACCGGGGCGTTTTCCTTCGCGGCCAGTTCGCGGATGGCGGCGGAATAGGTGGCGAGCAGGCGGTTGTGCGCGGTGGCGTCGGGCAGGGGCGCAACCGGTCGTGCGAAGGGGAGCGGCGTGACGTAGACGAGTCGGGCGCCGATCGCCTTCACGTCGTTCGAGAGTTTCTCGTACTGCTTCACGAACGCCGGCAGGCCGGCTTCCCCGGCGAAGGATTCATTCTGGCCGTAGGCCAGCAGGACGACGGTTGGTTTGAACTCCTTGATCAGGTCCAGCAGTCGCTGATAGCCGACTTCGGGGGTGTCGAACACCCCCCGGCTGTCGGACCAGACGGTATCGCCGCTCCAGCCCATGTTGCGGAAGAGGATTTTCCGGTCGTTCAGCGACGCGGTCAGTGCGGTCTCGATCCAGCCGAACTGGGCTTCGCGTTCGACGAACGTCCCGCCGACGATCGCGACCCGGTCGCCGTCACGGAGTTCGAACGGCGAAGCCGCCATGGCCGTTGCGGCGGCCAGGCATATTCCAAGGCCGACGATCGAGGTGACCAGACCACGCATTGTTGTCGCTCTCCGATGGGTTTCGTCAGTGGGCAGCGTTCAGTTTCCGGCAGACAGTTCCCGCGCGGCGCCGCACGACGGGCACTGCGGCTGCCCCAGGGGAATCATCGCCCCGCAGTAGGCGCAGGGTCGGGGGGCGACGGTCTCCTGATGCTCGTGCATCTTCTTCCGCATCAGGGAGAAAATCGAGCCAATCGCGAAGAATTGCAGGATGGAACCGGCGACGACCATCACGAAGACGAACGCGATGAAGACCGGGACGATAACGAAGAGGATCTCCATGGTGTCGGGAACTCGCGAATCAGGAAGAGGAAAGAGTTTTGACCACGAATTGCACGAATGGACGCGAATGAGTGAATGCGGGGAGCGGAACCACGGAAGGCACGGAGAGCACGGAAGACAGAGAATGGTATGTGACAGCGGGTTGCAAACTTCTGGTCCGACGGCATTCTGGCTTGCTGGGTGACGTGGCACAACCTGTTTGCCGGACGACGGATAGGGCCGGGGGTGGTACTCCGGAGCGGACGGGACCACCGGCGACCTGCGGGAGAGAACGCGAACCTGTCCGGTTCGGTTCACGTCGTAGCCGTTATCGCCGTAAGATCCAGTTCCCATCAAGGGTTCGGTCGCCGGCCCGCCGGGAATGTCGGTTGTCCCAGGGCCCCCCCGCGACCACAATAGACAAACTTTGACGGTTCCCCGGCGGGGAATTCGTCCTGCCCGCCTGTTTCTGGATACCTCTGCAGCATGCCCGCCTCCGATCAGTCCGGCCGCTTCGAACAGCTTCTCTCCGAACGCATCCTCGTCCTCGACGGTGCGATGGGTTCGATGATTCACACGTATCATCCGACCGAGACCGACTATCGGGGCGATCGGTTCAAGAATCATCCGATCGATCTGAAGAACAACAGCGACGTGCTGGTGCTGACCCAGCCGCAGATCATCGAGGAGATCCACCGCAAGTACCTGGAAGCGGGCGCGGACATCATCGAGACCGACTCCTTCAACGCGAATACCGTGTCGCTGGAAGAGTTCGGCCTCGCCGACCTGACGTACGAAATGAACAAGGCGGCCGCCCAACTGGCCCGCAAAGTCGCCGACGAGTTCACCCGCGGGAATCCCGCTAAGCCGCGGTTCGTCGCGGGGAGCATCGGCCCGACGAAGGTTCAGCTTTCGTTCAACGCCGACAAGCCGGGATATCGCCCGGTCACGTTCGACCAGATGGTTGCGTCTTACGCCGAGCAGATCCGGGGTCTGCTCGACGGCGGCGTCGACGTGCTGCTGCCGGAGACGTCGTTCGACACGCTCAACATGAAGTCCTGCCTGTTCGCGATCGAGCAGGTTTTCGAGCAGACCGGCCGGCGCGTACCGGTGATGGTCTCCTGCACGATCTTCCAGGGAGGCCGGACGCTGACGGGTCAGACGCTGGAGGCGTTCTGGGCGGCGGTGTCGCACTTCCCGATGACGACCGTCGGTCTGAATTGCGCGCTGGGTCCGGCCCAGATGCGGACGTATCTGGAGACGCTCGCCGAGCGCGCTCCGAAGTACATCAGTTGCTATCCGAACGCCGGCATGCCCGACGGGATGGGGGGCTTTGACGCGGCGCCGGAAGACGTGGCGAAGAACATCCGCGAGTTCGCGAAGAACGGCTGGGTGAACATTGTCGGCGGCTGTTGCGGGACGACGCCGGAGTACATCCAGAGAATCGCCGAAGCGGTCGCCGACCAGAAGCCCCGGCACATCCCGGAGGCCCACCACTGGTCCGCCTACAGCGGCAGCGAGCTGCTGGAATTGCGGAACGACGACGTTGATCGTCGATCGTCGATGGTTGATGGTCAGAAAGATGCGTCCGGCGATCAACGATCAACGATCAACGATCAACCGGCCGCGTCTTCGACGCCCTTTCTGATGATCGGCGAGCGGACCAACGTCACGGGTTCCAAGAAATTCGCCCGGTTGATCCGGGAGAAAAACTATGACGAGGCGATGACGGTTGCGCGACAGCAGGTCGACAGCGGCGCGAACATGATCGACGTCAACATGGACGAGGGCCTGCTCGACAGCAAGGTCGAGATGGTCCATTTCCTCAACATGATCGCCGACGATCCGGACGTCAACAAAGTCCCGATCATGGTCGACAGCTCGAAGTTCGAGGTGATCGAGGCGGGGCTGAAGTGCCTGGCGGGCAAAGGGGTCGTCAACTCGATCTCGCTGAAGGAAGGCGAGGAGAAGTTCCTCGAACAGGCGCGGACGATTCGCAAGTACGGGGCTGCGGTCGTCGTCATGGCTTTCGACGAAGAAGGCCAGGCGGCGGAGTGCGACCACAAGGTCGCCATCTGTCAGCGGGCCTACAAGCTGCTGACGGAGAAGGCCGGCTTCCCTGCCGAAGACATCATCTTCGACTGCAATATCCTGACCGTCGGCACCGGCATGGAAGAGCATGCCAACTATGCGGTGGAGTTCATCGACGCGGTCCGCAAGATCAAGGCGACCTGTCCCGGCGTGCGGACGTCGGGGGGCGTGAGCAACGTGTCGTTCTCGTTCCGCGGCAATGAGGTCGTCCGCGAGGCGATGAATGCGGCGTTTCTGTACCACGCGATCCGGGCCGGTCTGGACATGGGCATCGTCAACGCGGGCCAGCTCGCGGTCTACGACGAGATCGACAAGGAGCTGCTGGAGTACGTGGAAGACGTGCTGCTCAACCGCCGGCCGGATGCCACCGAGCGGCTGATCGACTATTCCGAACGTCTGAAGGCCGCCGGGGCGAATCAGGTTCCGGGGGAAGCCGCCGTCGAAGAGTGGCGGCTCGATTCGATTGAAGACCGGCTGAAGCATGCACTGCTGCGGGGGATCACGGATTTCATCGAAGAGGACACCGAAGAGGCCCGCATCAAATACGGCCGGCCGCTGAACGTGATCCAGGGTCCGCTGATGGCCGGCATG harbors:
- a CDS encoding tyrosine-type recombinase/integrase, which encodes MPASSPSARIPKYRRHRPSGQAVVRFNGSDYYLGKYGSQESRDEYDRLLGEWMVNGRQAPPRVVHRPVGQMTVSELILAYLHFADGYYRKNGKPTGEYDSIRYSLKPLRRLYGPTAISAFGPLALKTVREEMIKSDLCRSEINKRMGRIVRMFKWGVENEHVDAMTHHALSQVRGLSRGRSTARESKPVKPVLDAHVDALKPHLPRQIWAMIELQRTTGMRPGEVCNMRSGDIDQSGEVWVYRPETHKTEHHGHERKIYLGPKAQEILQGWLKDDPTAFLFSPKDELEERSRERRDGRKTKIQPSQARRKRKSTPKKMPGDCYEVRSYNRAISRACEKAEIPHWHANQLRHSAATNIRRDFGLDVASLILGHRGVAVTQVYAERDEARAINVVSRVG
- a CDS encoding universal stress protein; the encoded protein is MERLQNVLVGVDLHQGDLLVSDDFSPTTVAAIDQACELASYNKADLTLCAVLEISEQALHLIEIDHLNVKKTVEDNAAEALQRLVAIVKERGLNARTVIRIGRSWEELTREAIEGAHDCVVVGTRERGKASRMLFGSTAQKLIRFCPCPVWIVKPAEVREIREVLVASDLSEAAQSAVQTAVRVAGALNAKLFLVHSLEFPFETYLRTAGVSEEEVVKYRATLHKEANEKLQAQIAATDARTLTQGVQIHVLEGTPDDAIPDFVDKHEVDVVVIGTQGRSGISGVLLGNTAERLLPHLHASLVAVKPAGYVSPYERKE
- a CDS encoding cysteine desulfurase family protein, giving the protein MTTPPRDEIYLDHHATTPVDPAVLDAMWPFFAEHVGNAASEQHASGRFVAEAVEVARRQVAELVDADPRSVVFTSGATEANNLALKGLLATAPAEGHVVVSAIEHRSVLDVVHRLKRRRRPVTVIPVEGTGRVDVAALERSLTPETVLVSVMAASNEIGTLQPVGEIAAICRARGIAFHTDAVQVCGRVLFSVRETGADLVSLSAHKLYGPQGIGALIVRRGSPRLALEPLLEGGGHENRLRSGTLPVALIVGFGAACARARDLLDEEIPRLTALRERLWQRLHRELPGLVLHGDREQRLPGNLNVGIPGVDGDALLAGLKGLAVSSGAACSSAEPEPSHVLRALGVSDTLARASLRFGLGRFTTAEEIDRAAEIVIATVERLRGPEFIRTPSAAEVRP
- a CDS encoding amidohydrolase family protein yields the protein MIWDLHCHLSGVDGRTVDERIAQLMEIADRMGVDRLVFSMGWPWSQDPGPDDFRKQNDQVIQALSHWQHRAVGLAYLNPKHAEESLAELDRVVRDGPLVGVKLWVAERCSAESLDAIIRKAAGLKALIFQHTWYKTGGNYPGESTPDDLALLAKRHPDVPLICGHSGGNWERGIRAIRDCPNVYVETAGFDPTAGMVELAVRELGDERVLYGSDIGGRSFASQLAKVTGAEITEPARRRILGENLRNLLKPILTAKGMRL
- a CDS encoding amidohydrolase family protein gives rise to the protein MIDVNVHLSRWPFRRLPLDDTAKLVQRLKSLGVTSAWAGSYDAILHREPSSVNARLAEDCTAHGDGLLEPVGSLHLGMPGWEEDLRRCREQHKMRIVRLYPNYHGYTLDAPAVGELLSRAIERKLVVQIVAKLEDERTQHPLVTVPPVELEPLKDWLTKRPLARVVLLNALGLVRGEALSKWAAAGQVWFETAMLEGVAGIGVALKHLPADRLLVGTHAPFFAPEAGPLKLKESDLGEALRRQIAEDNAVKVLDWS
- a CDS encoding PQQ-binding-like beta-propeller repeat protein; protein product: MSDAAIPPEAVSLKTQPTSSFPIVRLWPGVVIIIALWAVRIWGGIGEGSPGKFFFAYVIAPLIATVGLLLWWLLLSRVRWSDRGLIVGAYIALAAIAVAVCGQDFPMMALILYALPVVGSVWVGWLILSLGMAWPLRRTWLLTSLALAFGAFMLLRVDGMDGAFAATFNWRWTPTPEQKLLAELSKAPAPAPVEPLAAEAIELQPGDWPGFRGANRDGRLAGVTIATDWTKSPPKELWRRRVGPAWSSLAVIGPRLYTQEQRGDDELVICYDTDTGDEIWSHAEKTRFTEVVAGPGPRGTPTFHAGNIYAQGANGALLCLDAATGAVKWSQDIAKDSAAKIPQWGFSGSPLVAHGLVTTFAGGPEGKAVLAYDAETGKLVWTAGDGTLSYGSTQESTLGGVDQILMTTDAGLTSLEPESGTLLWVHKWPTEGVARIVQPAVLNDTDILIGTGMGVGTRMIHVTQAGDEWPIEEVWTSKQFKPYFNDFVVVGDQIYGFDGPIFLCFDLAEQKIRWRARGYGNGQVLLLADQNLLLVLTETGEVALVEAQPKKHVELGRIPALTGKTWNHPVIAYGRLFVRNGEEMACFELPTTTESVTEETP
- a CDS encoding MarR family winged helix-turn-helix transcriptional regulator; its protein translation is MTAPEELGPLMAEFGKAYTRKLFAEMGRAGTTPARARLLMVLQCRGSCKMSEIGTQLDVTPRNVTKLVDGLEAEGLVVREQHPEDRRATLIRLTGPGMLVCKESALANHAAVGSLFEQLSAADRKHLARILRQLIDILHAEAPAEPGH
- a CDS encoding SGNH/GDSL hydrolase family protein, with the translated sequence MRGLVTSIVGLGICLAAATAMAASPFELRDGDRVAIVGGTFVEREAQFGWIETALTASLNDRKILFRNMGWSGDTVWSDSRGVFDTPEVGYQRLLDLIKEFKPTVVLLAYGQNESFAGEAGLPAFVKQYEKLSNDVKAIGARLVYVTPLPFARPVAPLPDATAHNRLLATYSAAIRELAAKENAPVIDLQTIHWPSDAATRANPLSENGIHLTPEGSRYVAGQVLVQEKLRPVDLTSPAIETLHRKVLEKNELFFHRWRPQNSTYLFGFRKHEQGNNAVEIPQFDPLIAKAEVEIARLKTVK